From the genome of Papaver somniferum cultivar HN1 chromosome 2, ASM357369v1, whole genome shotgun sequence, one region includes:
- the LOC113351355 gene encoding MLP-like protein 423, with product MAVSGVACTLELVVEISSSADMFWESLKTWSAIFPEVLPETYKSIEVIEEMNGEKNGSVTLWKINPSTLVEGAPVMMEEMKKIENLDELTKTITYSVIGGDLLKLYKSYEPRLIVTPSDHKVFDEEDEKVEKRGGTVKWSVKYEKVNEMVPEPYMIKEMIYKTILKMDEYILAKIKEVTSDNY from the exons ATGGCTGTTTCCGGTGTTGCTTGTACACTTGAGTTAGTAGTAGAAATTAGTAGCTCAGCAGACATGTTTTGGGAATCTCTTAAAACTTGGTCAGCTATTTTTCCGGAGGTTCTACCCGAGACTTATAAGAGTATTGAAGTAATTGAAGAAATGAATGGAGAAAAGAATGGATCTGTTACCCTCTGGAAAATAAATCCAA gtacattgGTTGAAGGGGCTCCCGTTATGATGGAAGAgatgaaaaaaatagaaaatctgGATGAACTAACCAAGACAATAACTTACAGTGTTATTGGTGGAGATTTATTAAAGCTTTACAAAAGTTATGAACCTCGGCTTATAGTTACTCCAAGTGATCATAAggtttttgatgaagaagacgagaAGGTCGAAAAAAGAGGAGGGACTGTGAAGTGGTCAGTGAAGTATGAGAAAGTAAATGAGATGGTTCCCGAACCTTACATGATTAAGGAAATGATCTATAAGACCATACTCAAAATGGATGAATACATCCTCGCTAAGATAAAAGAAGTGACAAGTGATAATTACTGA
- the LOC113351356 gene encoding palmitoyl-acyl carrier protein thioesterase, chloroplastic-like, whose product MSVTITAALSACSPANHSLRTTLVTKISGGSDNVIPLGMKSETKPCFRGLRVTAKTQALEKIKDDCVYRGNFTIRSFEIGPNRMATIGTFLNHLQESAANHIRDIGLVGDGFNSTPEMSKRNLIWVVSKMQVIVDRYPSWGDVVEIDTWFGGAPIKNGFAMHWLLRDANTGETLAQANSVWIMMNKNTRKLSKIPEEVRDEITPHIKDYRIWDDIKLSKLHDNEADSVQTGVIAQWSDLDVNHHVNFAKYVGWILENSPIPILKSQELYDLSLEFRKECGVGDELKSLTRVVETDSHTECQHMLQFESGGEVMRGKTKWRPAKQTNVVNLWSLTK is encoded by the exons ATGTCTGTTACCATTACTGCGGCCTTATCAGCATGCTCTCCTGCTAACCATTCACTAAGAACAACATTGGTGACAAAGATTAGTGGAGGATCAGACAATGTGATTCCTCTTGGCATGAAATCAGAAACGAAACCGTGTTTTAGGGGGTTGAGGGTTACAGCAAAGACCCAAGCACTTGAAAAGATCAAGGATGACTGCGTTTATCGGGGAAACTTCACAATCAGATCGTTTGAGATTGGCCCTAATCGGATGGCAACTATAGGAACATTCTTGAATCATTTACAG GAATCAGCAGCTAACCATATTAGGGATATTGGGCTGGTGGGTGATGGATTTAATTCGACGCCAGAGATGAGTAAAAGAAATCTAATATGGGTTGTTTCTAAGATGCAGGTTATCGTAGATCGGTATCCTTCTTG GGGTGATGTTGTTGAAATAGATACCTGGTTTGGTGGTGCGCCTATAAAGAATGGTTTCGCTATGCATTGGCTTCTTCGTGATGCCAATACTGGTGAAACTCTCGCTCAAGCTAACAG TGTGTGGATTATGATgaataaaaacacaagaaaattgTCTAAAATCCCAGAGGAAGTTAGAGATGAAATAACAcctcatataaaggattatcgtATCTGGGATGACATCAAACTGTCAAAGCTTCATGACAACGAAGCTGACTCTGTACAAACTGGTGTAATT GCACAATGGAGTGACTTAGATGTTAACCACCATGTGAATTTTGCCAAGTACGTTGGATGGATTCTCGAG aattctcctattcCGATCTTAAAAAGCCAAGAGCTTTATGACCTGTCTCTAGAGTTTAGAAAGGAATGTGGAGTAGGCGATGAGCTAAAGTCTTTAACAAGAGTTGTTGAAACTGATAGTCATACGGAATGTCAACACATGCTTCAATTTGAGAGCGGAGGGGAGGTTATGAGGGGAAAAACTAAATGGAGGCCAGCTAAACAAACCAATGTTGTAAACCTTTGGAGTCTGACTAAATAA